Proteins from a genomic interval of Pseudomonas asplenii:
- a CDS encoding YgaP family membrane protein, with protein sequence MSDSKTVQRIDSTPFQSATPQQNVQGWERIGSLAGGVVMMGKGLRRGGVFGLLQVAIGGVALARGITGHSSTKSLLEKGRQDLHGVRTKIERAADELRQMKANADRATRTATVTGSDSLETPKA encoded by the coding sequence ATGAGCGACAGTAAAACCGTGCAGCGCATCGACTCCACCCCATTCCAGTCAGCGACACCCCAACAGAACGTCCAGGGCTGGGAGCGTATCGGCTCTCTGGCCGGCGGCGTGGTGATGATGGGCAAGGGCCTGCGGCGTGGCGGTGTGTTCGGCCTGCTCCAGGTCGCCATCGGCGGCGTGGCGCTGGCCCGCGGCATCACCGGCCACAGCTCGACCAAGAGCCTGCTGGAGAAGGGACGCCAGGACTTGCATGGCGTACGTACGAAGATCGAGCGGGCGGCAGATGAGCTGCGGCAGATGAAAGCCAATGCCGACAGGGCGACACGCACCGCGACGGTGACGGGGAGTGATTCGCTGGAAACGCCGAAGGCCTGA
- a CDS encoding D-2-hydroxyacid dehydrogenase produces the protein MRVLIAEHDHAVYARLLQEAAPELEIMTSGDSATLSGMAADCPIWLGQPDLMASLLRQGRQPQWLQSTWAGITPLLAEGLPRTYRLTRAVGIFGQVMAEYVLTYMLGHEREVLARLVSQVERKWDNRTGQGLLGRKVLIVGAGDIGQSVAQFLQPFGVELYGIASEAREQAPFIRVDGLEALGERVGEVDYVINLLPNTVATHDLYDAAMFKRFKPTGLFINAGRGVAVVDADLVAALKEGHLAGAVIDVCRQEPLPQRHPFWTAWGLLLTGHSSAPTSPSMMVQLFVENLRAYQASEPLRGEVEFERGY, from the coding sequence ATGCGCGTTCTGATTGCCGAACACGACCACGCCGTGTACGCCCGCCTGTTGCAAGAGGCGGCGCCCGAACTAGAAATCATGACCAGCGGCGACTCGGCGACGCTCTCTGGCATGGCGGCCGACTGCCCGATCTGGCTGGGGCAACCGGACCTGATGGCGAGTCTGTTGCGCCAGGGACGCCAGCCTCAGTGGCTGCAATCGACCTGGGCCGGGATCACGCCGTTGCTGGCCGAGGGGCTGCCGCGCACTTACCGGCTGACCCGTGCGGTCGGCATTTTTGGCCAGGTCATGGCCGAATACGTTCTTACCTACATGCTCGGCCATGAACGTGAGGTGCTGGCGCGGTTGGTCAGCCAGGTCGAACGCAAGTGGGATAACCGCACTGGCCAGGGGCTGCTCGGACGCAAGGTGCTGATCGTCGGCGCCGGCGACATCGGCCAGAGCGTTGCGCAGTTTCTGCAACCGTTTGGCGTCGAACTGTACGGGATCGCCAGTGAGGCCCGCGAGCAGGCGCCGTTTATCCGGGTCGACGGCCTGGAAGCGCTGGGCGAGCGGGTCGGCGAGGTGGACTACGTGATCAACCTGCTGCCCAACACGGTGGCTACCCATGATCTGTACGATGCGGCGATGTTCAAGCGCTTCAAGCCGACCGGCCTGTTCATCAATGCCGGGCGCGGTGTCGCGGTGGTCGATGCGGACCTGGTGGCGGCTTTGAAGGAAGGCCATCTGGCGGGGGCGGTTATCGATGTCTGTCGGCAGGAGCCATTGCCACAGCGCCATCCCTTCTGGACCGCCTGGGGACTGCTGCTGACCGGCCACAGTTCGGCGCCGACGTCGCCGTCGATGATGGTGCAATTGTTCGTCGAGAACCTGCGGGCGTATCAGGCGAGTGAACCGCTGCGGGGCGAAGTGGAGTTCGAGCGCGGTTACTAG
- a CDS encoding glycoside hydrolase family 24 protein: protein MPEITADAAGGQNVCAFLDMLAIAEGTSTSQYTRNNGYDVVVGGINSPNTFSDYSTHPCIYVHVNSNGLVSTAAGRYQLLFRYWADYSRSLNLPDFGPLSQDRIAIQQISERQALDDLQSGNIVSAITKCANIWASLPGNDYDQHEDTYSSLIADYVKAGGENTSPSQV, encoded by the coding sequence ATGCCAGAAATCACAGCAGACGCTGCTGGTGGTCAAAACGTGTGTGCATTCCTTGATATGCTGGCAATTGCCGAAGGGACTTCAACCAGTCAATACACTCGTAACAATGGATACGATGTCGTTGTAGGAGGTATCAACAGTCCTAACACCTTTAGCGACTATTCAACTCACCCCTGTATATATGTGCACGTCAACAGCAATGGGCTCGTTTCTACAGCGGCTGGTCGATACCAACTGCTCTTTCGCTATTGGGCTGATTACAGCCGTTCGTTAAATTTGCCTGATTTCGGTCCGCTCAGCCAAGACCGCATCGCTATCCAGCAAATCAGCGAGCGACAGGCTCTGGATGATCTTCAGTCCGGTAACATAGTGTCCGCGATTACCAAATGCGCAAATATCTGGGCCAGCCTGCCCGGCAATGACTACGATCAGCATGAGGACACGTATAGCAGCCTGATTGCCGATTATGTCAAGGCTGGAGGAGAGAACACGTCACCCAGCCAGGTTTAG
- a CDS encoding nitroreductase family protein has product MSANPRVADHPIEAQFTQRWSPRAFTGETIAQETLLSFFEAARWAPSAYNSQPWRFLYARRDTPNWERFLGLLNEFNRGWAQHASALVIVISKTTFKVPGAAEETPALWHTFDTGSAWGYLALQASLSGWHAHGMAGFDQELTRKELKIPEGYALHAAVAIGKLGDKASLAEYLQAREVPSPREPLSALAAEGDFSL; this is encoded by the coding sequence ATGAGCGCCAACCCACGCGTCGCCGATCATCCTATCGAAGCCCAGTTCACCCAACGCTGGTCGCCGCGCGCCTTCACTGGCGAAACCATTGCGCAAGAAACCCTGCTGAGCTTCTTCGAAGCCGCGCGCTGGGCGCCGTCGGCCTACAACTCGCAACCATGGCGTTTCCTTTATGCGCGTCGTGACACACCGAACTGGGAACGCTTCCTCGGGCTGCTCAACGAATTCAACCGGGGTTGGGCACAGCACGCTTCGGCGCTGGTGATCGTGATCTCGAAGACCACCTTCAAGGTCCCTGGCGCTGCCGAGGAAACTCCGGCCCTGTGGCACACCTTTGACACCGGCTCGGCCTGGGGCTACCTGGCGCTGCAAGCGAGCCTGAGCGGCTGGCACGCCCACGGCATGGCCGGTTTCGATCAGGAACTGACCCGCAAGGAACTGAAGATTCCGGAAGGCTACGCCCTGCACGCGGCGGTCGCCATCGGCAAGCTGGGTGACAAGGCCAGCCTTGCCGAATATCTGCAGGCCCGGGAAGTACCCAGCCCGCGCGAGCCACTGAGCGCGCTGGCGGCTGAGGGTGATTTCAGCCTGTAA
- the rnd gene encoding ribonuclease D: MAIDIHWIRDNDSLGRHCTEWQQLPFVALDTEFMRVDTFYPIAGLIQIGDGSSAYLIDPLTIDNWQPLAALLDNPAVVKVVHACSEDLEVLLRLTGSLPTPLFDTQLAAGYLNLGFSMGYSRLVQEVLGIDLPKGETRSDWLQRPLSETQVSYAAEDALHLAEVYSRLRPQLSDDKYAWVLEDGAELVANLRREVDPYEVYRDAKLAWKLSRSQLAVLRELCAWREREARARDLPRNRIIREHSLWPLAKSQPDNLVSLARIEDMHPRTVRQDGEFLLELIKRAASLPMDQWPPAVPEPLPIEAGALVKRLRGVGQAAAERMGIVPELMLRKKTLEALIKSGFPDGPYQLPDSLRGWRREWLGQALLDSLATAGEQP, from the coding sequence GTGGCCATCGATATTCACTGGATTCGCGACAACGATAGCCTCGGTCGGCATTGCACTGAATGGCAGCAATTACCTTTCGTTGCCCTCGACACCGAATTCATGCGGGTCGACACCTTTTATCCCATCGCCGGGCTGATCCAGATTGGTGATGGCTCCAGCGCTTACCTGATCGACCCGTTGACCATCGACAACTGGCAACCCCTGGCCGCGCTGCTGGACAACCCGGCGGTGGTCAAGGTCGTGCACGCCTGCAGCGAAGACCTCGAGGTCCTGTTGCGCCTGACCGGCAGCCTGCCGACACCGCTGTTCGATACGCAATTGGCGGCGGGTTACCTGAACCTGGGTTTTTCCATGGGCTATTCGCGACTGGTCCAGGAGGTCCTTGGCATCGACCTGCCCAAGGGCGAGACCCGTTCCGACTGGTTGCAACGTCCGCTCTCTGAGACCCAGGTCAGCTATGCCGCCGAAGATGCATTGCACCTGGCCGAAGTCTACAGCCGCCTGCGTCCGCAATTGTCGGACGACAAGTACGCCTGGGTCCTGGAGGACGGCGCCGAACTGGTCGCCAACCTGCGCCGCGAGGTCGATCCCTACGAGGTCTATCGTGACGCCAAGCTGGCCTGGAAACTGTCCCGGTCCCAGTTGGCGGTGCTGCGTGAACTCTGCGCCTGGCGCGAGCGCGAGGCTCGTGCCCGTGACTTGCCGCGCAACCGGATCATCCGCGAGCATTCGTTGTGGCCCTTGGCCAAGAGCCAGCCGGACAACCTGGTGAGCCTGGCCCGCATCGAAGACATGCACCCGCGCACCGTGCGCCAGGATGGCGAGTTCCTGCTGGAGCTGATCAAGCGTGCGGCCAGTCTGCCGATGGACCAATGGCCACCTGCGGTGCCCGAGCCCCTGCCGATCGAGGCCGGAGCTTTGGTCAAGCGCCTGCGGGGCGTGGGCCAGGCGGCGGCCGAGCGGATGGGCATCGTGCCGGAACTGATGCTGCGCAAGAAAACCCTGGAAGCGCTGATCAAGAGCGGCTTTCCTGACGGACCTTATCAATTGCCCGATTCGCTGCGTGGCTGGCGCCGCGAATGGTTGGGTCAGGCCTTGCTCGACAGCCTGGCGACTGCTGGAGAACAGCCTTGA
- a CDS encoding cyclic nucleotide-binding domain-containing protein, which produces MSEPTSLNNEIRDMLMDCGLFNQLLPADCQAAAGYFSISSVAKGEEIFHEGDAGTFMCIIHNGNVNVQKDNEAGQPVVIATLRAGRAFGEMAVLDGERRSASCVAASDCQLLNLGKDSLEKMLNEAPKIAAKIIRAIAIALSKRLRMVDGQLLSQQV; this is translated from the coding sequence ATGTCAGAACCGACCTCACTGAATAACGAAATTCGCGACATGCTGATGGACTGCGGTCTGTTCAATCAGCTGTTGCCCGCCGACTGTCAGGCGGCAGCGGGCTACTTCAGCATCAGCAGCGTGGCCAAGGGCGAAGAAATCTTTCATGAAGGCGATGCCGGGACCTTCATGTGCATCATCCACAACGGCAACGTCAATGTGCAGAAAGACAACGAAGCGGGCCAGCCCGTGGTGATTGCCACCCTGCGTGCCGGCCGGGCCTTCGGCGAGATGGCGGTACTCGACGGCGAACGGCGTTCGGCCAGTTGCGTAGCGGCCAGCGATTGCCAGTTGTTGAACCTGGGCAAGGACTCCCTGGAAAAGATGCTCAACGAGGCGCCGAAAATCGCCGCCAAGATCATTCGTGCCATCGCCATCGCGCTGTCCAAGCGCCTGCGCATGGTCGACGGGCAGTTGCTCTCGCAGCAGGTTTAA
- a CDS encoding YajD family HNH nuclease, giving the protein MSSANPPSHTAKLDRILADAKRDKEMGYRDKALKMYPHVCGRCAREFSGKRLSELTVHHRDHNHDNNPQDGSNWELLCLFCHDNEHSRYTDQQYFGDSSLSSPTIAKATHNPFAALAGMLKKDE; this is encoded by the coding sequence ATGAGTTCGGCCAACCCTCCCTCCCATACCGCCAAGCTGGACCGCATCCTCGCCGATGCGAAACGCGATAAAGAGATGGGCTATCGTGACAAGGCGCTGAAGATGTACCCGCACGTCTGCGGTCGTTGCGCCCGTGAATTTTCCGGCAAGCGCCTGAGCGAACTGACCGTGCATCACCGCGACCACAACCACGACAACAACCCGCAGGACGGTTCCAACTGGGAGTTGCTCTGCCTGTTCTGCCATGACAACGAACACTCGCGCTACACCGACCAACAGTATTTCGGCGACAGCTCCCTGAGCAGTCCGACGATCGCCAAGGCCACCCACAACCCGTTCGCCGCCCTGGCCGGGATGTTGAAAAAAGACGAGTAA
- a CDS encoding YcgL domain-containing protein → MKHICSIYRSPRKNEMYLYVLKSEALARVPEPLLQAFGKPLHAFDLVLTPERTLAREDIHKVLDNLDKQGYHLQMPPAEDEYIEHLPEELLRRNDPV, encoded by the coding sequence TTGAAACATATCTGCTCGATCTATCGCAGCCCCCGCAAGAACGAAATGTACCTCTACGTGCTCAAGAGCGAAGCCCTGGCGCGTGTTCCGGAGCCTCTTCTGCAGGCGTTCGGCAAGCCGCTGCATGCCTTCGACCTGGTGCTGACGCCTGAGCGCACGCTGGCGCGCGAAGATATCCACAAGGTGCTCGATAATCTCGACAAGCAGGGTTACCACCTGCAGATGCCCCCGGCCGAGGACGAGTACATCGAGCATTTGCCGGAAGAGTTGTTGCGCCGTAATGACCCGGTCTGA
- a CDS encoding class I SAM-dependent methyltransferase, translating to MSAPSPSLVELEFARQHAREHARVCRTVHPQGVWQRLEHWREEGLVRQALKLAGEPGLVLDLPCGAGRFWPVLAQRGNRVVLAADSSREMLDHCAVHHAPELFKRVRTLHSSTFAISLPENAVDCIFCLPFFAHVAEAEHRLAILREFHRVSRDTVIVSLCLSGNLMAWRGRRAGHSGQDPRPVVLDKAQVEAEFHEAGFEIVGHRDFLPGYAMRRVYVLRKDN from the coding sequence ATGTCAGCGCCATCGCCTTCCCTCGTCGAGCTTGAGTTCGCCCGCCAACACGCGCGCGAGCATGCTCGGGTGTGCCGCACTGTTCATCCCCAGGGGGTGTGGCAGCGCCTGGAACACTGGCGCGAGGAGGGCCTGGTACGGCAGGCGCTGAAGCTGGCGGGCGAGCCGGGCCTGGTGCTGGACCTGCCCTGCGGCGCCGGGCGGTTCTGGCCGGTCCTGGCGCAGCGTGGCAATCGTGTGGTGCTGGCAGCGGATTCGTCGCGGGAAATGCTTGATCACTGCGCGGTTCATCATGCGCCTGAACTGTTCAAGCGGGTCAGGACGCTCCACAGTTCAACGTTCGCCATCAGCCTGCCGGAAAATGCGGTGGATTGCATTTTCTGCCTGCCGTTCTTCGCCCATGTCGCTGAGGCTGAGCACCGTCTGGCGATACTGCGCGAGTTTCACCGGGTCAGCCGTGACACGGTGATCGTCTCCCTGTGCCTAAGTGGCAATCTAATGGCTTGGCGTGGTCGGCGAGCAGGCCATAGCGGCCAGGACCCCAGGCCCGTGGTGCTGGACAAGGCCCAGGTCGAGGCCGAGTTTCATGAAGCCGGCTTCGAGATTGTCGGCCACCGCGACTTTTTGCCGGGTTATGCCATGCGTCGGGTCTACGTTCTGCGCAAGGACAACTGA
- a CDS encoding RNA methyltransferase, with product MANKRYSCIGLYNPKSPENVGSVMRAAGCYGVASVFYTGKRYERARDFVTDTKKVHQDIPLIGIDDLKKILPLGCIPVAVELVEGARPLPEYTHPDRALYIFGPEDGSLDKDIRDWCEDVVYIPTTGCMNLAATVNVVLYDRLAKGNNTRSGPKF from the coding sequence GTGGCAAACAAAAGGTACAGCTGCATTGGTTTGTATAACCCCAAGTCACCGGAAAATGTCGGTTCGGTGATGCGTGCGGCTGGCTGCTACGGCGTGGCCTCGGTGTTCTATACCGGCAAACGCTACGAACGGGCCCGCGACTTCGTCACCGATACCAAGAAGGTGCATCAGGATATTCCGCTGATCGGCATCGACGACTTGAAGAAAATCTTGCCCCTGGGCTGTATCCCGGTCGCCGTCGAACTGGTGGAAGGTGCCCGCCCGCTGCCGGAATACACTCACCCGGACCGGGCGCTGTACATCTTCGGCCCCGAAGACGGCTCGCTGGACAAGGACATCCGCGACTGGTGCGAAGACGTGGTGTACATCCCCACCACCGGCTGCATGAACCTGGCCGCTACGGTCAATGTGGTGCTCTACGATCGCCTGGCCAAGGGCAACAACACCCGTTCTGGCCCCAAATTCTGA
- a CDS encoding YcgN family cysteine cluster protein produces the protein MAARVEPFWIRKTLDQLDPEEWESLCDGCGLCCLQKLEDEEDNSVYYTRIACRLLDLKTCQCSDYTNRRASVPDCIQLTPGQADEFKWLPPTCGYRLVSEGKDLPLWHHLVCGDPDAVHHERISQSGRMLAEGSVPEDDWEDHLIFRAG, from the coding sequence ATGGCCGCAAGAGTCGAACCCTTCTGGATACGCAAGACCCTCGATCAACTCGATCCGGAGGAATGGGAGTCGTTGTGCGACGGCTGCGGCCTGTGCTGTCTGCAAAAGCTCGAGGATGAAGAAGACAACAGCGTCTACTACACGCGTATCGCCTGCAGGCTGCTGGATCTCAAGACCTGCCAGTGCAGCGATTACACTAACCGCCGCGCCTCGGTACCCGACTGTATCCAGCTCACGCCGGGCCAGGCCGACGAGTTCAAGTGGCTGCCGCCGACCTGCGGTTATCGTCTGGTCAGCGAGGGCAAGGACTTGCCGCTCTGGCATCACTTGGTCTGTGGCGACCCCGATGCGGTCCATCACGAGCGCATCTCCCAGTCCGGACGGATGCTGGCCGAAGGCAGCGTGCCCGAGGACGACTGGGAAGACCATCTGATTTTCCGCGCCGGTTGA